The genomic stretch AATCCCTGATGAGGACAGTGTTAATTATtgatgcagcagctcctgaaagcttccccaggcaaaaaaaaactggttttgagcaaagcagctcctgcctgccaggctccaggagctgccctgCACAGAGGGGACGATAAGGAGAGTTATTGTTGCTCCGTGCTCATAAAAGGATTAGTATTAAGGAGGGGAAGAAAGTTATAAGTGAAGTAAAttgggccaggctggatgtttGAATAGAGAGGAATAATGTTATGGTAATGTCATGCACGGCTCTGCTGCTTCAGGACCCTGACGTGTTTTATAAAAACCAATTCTGTGAGCACAGAGAGGGAGAGCTGGCCAAAGAGAAATGAGGAGAAGCTGTAAAAATGATGTTTTATTGTGTGGGAGAAAGCAATGAGTTGAGATCTAACCCTTGATGTCCTTCTGGAGGAGAAAGCTGGCAGCATATTGCCGCTTGCTTGTATGATTTAATTTGCTATTCTAAGTCTTACagtaatttctttcctgtgctcCAAAAGCTTGTATCTAAATTTCTCTTTGCAAATGAAAGACATGGAAGAACTCCCCAAGGCTTCAGTGCTGGATCTTTGCAGAATGTGGACGGGGCTGCTGGCAGGATGGGggcacccagcagcagcacctttcACTGCCAGCTCGGTTTGATTTCAGTTTGACAACCCAAAACACCTGAACAGCGACTGGGGCTGGGTTCCCTGCACTGCACAGGGTAAGTGATGGATCCGGGCCACGGCACACTGTGACATAAATCAGACCTTTACGAGTCCCCAGCGGCTGCAAATCAATAAGTGCCAGCAATAATTACCCATTTTGTCTTGCtctttattaatatttagacgtttttaatcttttctctCTAAACACGATGTTTCCCTGCTGTGGGTGTCCTTCAgagggagctgccaggaaagCTCCTGTTCCTCTAATTAAAGGCTTtgtgctgggcagcaggactgAGCAGGACTCCTGAGCAGGaatgacacagccacagaagctGGGGATGActctgctgtcccagcctgggTGGGTGACACTGCCTGATGTCCCCAAGAGGAGGGTGCAGCCTCTCTGGGTGTCACAGCACAGATCTTGTGATGCTCACAAGCTCCAGCTCTTGGTGGGGGTGACCACAACCCACAGATGTCATGTAAAGAGTTCATGGAATAGTTTTggttggaaagaaccttaaagcccatcccattccccccctgccatggcagggacacctcccaccatcccaggctgctccagctctgtccagcccggccttgggcactgccagggatccaggggcagccccagctgctctgggcaccctgtgccagggcctgccacCCTCCCAGAGAGGATTTCTTAATTAGGACGAGTCCCTAGAGGGGATTATCTCCTCAGGGGTGCTGTTAGGGATGTGCAGGTTGCAAACAAAGGCCTCTTTGACATGGAAAGGGGAGCAGGACTCCACAATTTTCAATGGAAATGACAGTCCTTATCTCCTCTGCCATGGGTGTGGGAGAGCTGATAATGCCCTACCGGCCctggaaaacaaatggaagcaaattcaaaacagaaaacaacccTTCCAAAAAAGTAGTATAAATTATCTTTGTTGTGGAGACAAAAAGTTTTCAGCAAGTCCAACCACTACCCAGCTTTAAAGCAAGAAAAGGGCTGGAAAAGTGAGAGGAGGGATCCTGGAGCATCTGCCATGTCGAGAATCcctccagcacctgcaggaACAGGTAAAGCCCATCTCTtgtccagctgtgcccacagggaTCTGTGCCAGGACCTGAGGGCAGCTGCAGACCTGGCTTTTCCAGACTGGGAGAGGTGGGAGCTGTATCCTGACTTGTGGGGCTGTCCAGCAGAATAAATCCTCCTGGGGGATCTCAGAGGCTGCTCCctccccaggcactgcagaTCCTGCAGTCCCCCATGGGAGGAGAAACTGGGACTGAAGAgatctccagcagcagagacccCAGGACTGAACAGGGACCGTGCTCTGACACCCCCAggagcctgcagagctcaggTTTCACCTGCCCTGATCCCTCTGTGCCACCTCAGCACCCGCCCACAGAGATGGCAACCCCAGCATCGCTCCCTCctagggacagcagccagggatggggacagggaggggacacagtgAGGGTGACACAGTAAAGGTGACACATTGAAGgtgacagtgggggtgaccTCAGGTCTCCCCGTCCCTTtgcacagaggtgctgcaggcTCTGCCCAGAGTCACATGAGCTTCCCCTCTGGTGCCAACGCCTCCAGATGTtcagccagctgtgctgtgccattATCACCTCTCTGGCCTCTGCTGTGTCACCGCTCCTCTCTCACCCACTCCACTGGGGACAGGACGCGTTGTCCCCGTCCCTGGCACCGCCCCACACAGAACCAGGAGCTGCATCCTCTCCCCCCGTCTCTGGCTGTTTGcccgaggggctgggggggctggcaggggcaggACGATGTTCCAGCCCCCCACCGTGGGAAAAGGGGCTGTGGTGAGAGGCAAAGAGCGGCTGGAAGCTTCTCTGTGCCATAGAAACAGTGTCACGAGGACACATCGAGTGTGGAAACATCTTCACCGGAAAACAATTCCAGGTGATGCAACTTCCAGCTAATGCCGGGAGCcaagcacagccccagagctctgcagctggggCAAGGAccaaggcagctctgctggccccTCCCAGGCAATGTGGGACAGGTAAAACCAGGGCAGAAGAGATGCTAAAGCTGTCCCAGGTAGGCTGAAccagccccagagccagggctgggacccagctcctgcctggggacagtggcaccCCTGGGCTGGACTTCTGGGGGCCACTGACGGGTCCTGAACCTCCTGGCTGAGCGTTCCTGGGgccagacacagctctggggtgatGCAGCTtccagggacactgcagggacccTGAACCTCCTGGCTGAGTGTTCCTGGGGCCAGACACGGCTCTGGGGAGGTGCAGCCTCCGTGTGTGGGCAGCGGCGAGTCCCGGGATACAGGaacatcccatcccagcctttCCCGAGGGCCACGTGCcttgtgcccaggtggcccAGGGCCGTGTCACAGGTAGGTGATCTCGATGACATTGGGCTCAGCGCTCCCAAGGGGAAGGTGACggctgcaggagcagtggcAGATCACCCCAGCAGAGTCCACGCCGGGCAGATCCCGGCCCGGCAGCTTCCCGTGGGAATCCAGCTGTCTCCAGTGGGTGAGGAGCACGCTGTCCATGAGCTGGGGCATGGGCTCGTGGTACAGCGTGATCTGCACGGTGCGCAGCTGGGGCCCGTAGTGCACGGCCAGGACGATGAGCACGGCCAGCAGCACGAACGCCACCACGATGGCCGAGATCACGGGCAGAGCGTCCGATTTCTTTGTCACACTCTTGACGATGGAGACGGGAGTGAAGGCGGCCACGTCCTGAGGTTCGGGCTGTCTCAGCTGGCTGCCGGCCAGAGAGGCGTTCATGGCTCCGCGGGGTCACCTggcacggggacacgggggatgAGCACCGGGCAGAGGGTGGCACGGTGAGGGTGACATCTCTCATCATCTGCCCTCAtctcctgccctccagcccGCAGCTCCTGCCCGCTCCTGCAGCGGGATGATCCCGTGGGTGTCCCCTCCCTCGGGCTCGCAGCACAGGATTAATTTCGGTGACGTCTGGGGTTTGTAGGATGAGGCAATGCCCTGCCTGTCCTTGTCCTGGGAGCCTTTGGACGCTGCTCCTGGCCCttgtgtcccctgtgccctcccctgtccggccccagccccgcggTGCTGATCCAGCACCGAACCTCACGGGGGGACCTGGCCAGAGCCAAGACCCCGTGGGATCCAGCACGGGGGaggcaggatggatggatggatggaaggaaggaagaaggaaggaaggagagccctcccagccccacggGGTACCTGCGCGTCCCTGCTGCCTGCGAATCATCATCTCCGGCGCTGGGCAGCTGCCGGCGGGGCGAGCAGGAGCTGCGGGCTGGCTCTCCGGGGAAGGTGCAGCCGGAATCACCTCGGAAGTTGCCACGtcacggcccggcccggccccgccgagGCTCCCGGGGCACACGGGGGAGCCCCGCTCATCCCTCCCCCGCCGCTGCCACATCAgcgccgctgtccccgctgcGGGACAAGGGCCCCTTTGATCGGGGACAGGCGCCATCCCTCCCTGCTTCGGCTGCGGGAAAGCTCCCCGCTGCCACCGGCGGGGCGGGCAAAAGGAATGTGCTGAAGGAATGGGTGGGAAAAGTCCCTTTGTGCCCGTGAGCTGCCCCTCCGGGCTGGAAGGGCCCTGTCGccagggatggcacagcccGGGGGTGACTGTCCCTGCCGGGGGTCCCGCTGCCGCAGGAGGAGATTCTGCCTGAGGGCTGAGTCCACGGGGAGCTCTGGATGCTTCGGCCCCCCGGTTCagtggttggactcaatgattttggaggtttttccGAAATAAATGATTGGgtgagctgctgggggtcacagTGCCCGGACAGGGCTGGCACATCCCTCCCCTGACACGCCCTGCACACAGGTACATCAACCCGGGGTGCCGTGTGTCACAccctctgccccagcagtgACCTTCAGcacatcacagagcagaaaataCAGATCCCTCGGAGTTTCAGCCATTACAAAACACATCTTCCCATccttccaccccaaaacaccactGCTCTTACCTGCAGGCTCTCAGCAGACAGGCTGGGGTGAATATTTGGGCTCTGTCCTTCCTGCACGTGGGGAGGACAGGGTGGGAAAAGCCTTTTCCACCATCCAGCCGAGCATCCAGAAGAGATTTAACTGCGTGTGAGCTTCTGGGTATTTGCACTCATTTCAGGATTTGGTAAAACCTTAATCTACAGCATAATCTCTGAGCGTCACATCTGTGCAAGGGACAAAAGGATGGgggggctgctggcagggggTTTGTCCCAGCAAGGGCTGCTGTGGAGGCCTCCAGCCTTGGGCCTGCTGGTTTTCCTGGGGGGTtggaggggttggaagaggccCATGGAACGTGAGGAGCTGTGCCATGCCCGGGGGATGGTTCCCTccagtcctgctgctgtctGCCAGCTGTGGGAACCAGGATCCTGCTGGCAGCATGGGACACCCTCGGTGTGCTCCACGCTGTGAAGGAGAATCTCCTTTGCCTTTGGCTGAGGCTCTGTGGCTTTTGGGGGGCTGGACCAGCCC from Poecile atricapillus isolate bPoeAtr1 chromosome 13, bPoeAtr1.hap1, whole genome shotgun sequence encodes the following:
- the SMIM33 gene encoding small integral membrane protein 33 — protein: MNASLAGSQLRQPEPQDVAAFTPVSIVKSVTKKSDALPVISAIVVAFVLLAVLIVLAVHYGPQLRTVQITLYHEPMPQLMDSVLLTHWRQLDSHGKLPGRDLPGVDSAGVICHCSCSRHLPLGSAEPNVIEITYL